A window of Clostridioides sp. ES-S-0010-02 genomic DNA:
TAACACCTTGGCCTCCGAAGCCTGCACATATTACTCTAGCTGTAGACATTTACTTCACCTCCTCAACTTCAACATTTTTGAAATTTCCTAATGGATAGTATGGTATCATATTGTCTCTTAACCATTGTAAAGCATCATTTGGAGCTAGTCCCCAGTTTGTAGGACAAGTAGATAATACTTCTACTATTCCAAATCCTAATCCTGCTTGTTGAACTTGGAATGCTTTCTTTATAGCTTTTTTAGCTTGTCTAACATGAGCTGGAGTATCAACTGCTACTCTTTCTACAAATACAGCTCCTGTTAATGTAGCTAACATTTCACTTACTCTTATTGGATAACCTTGAGTTTCAGCATTTCTTCCTGATTGAGCAGTAGTAGCTCTTTGTCCAACTAATGTAGTTGGAGCCATTTGTCCACCAGTCATACCATATGTTGTATTGTTTACAAATATAGTAGTTATTTTTTCTCCTCTAGCAGCTGCATGAACTATTTCAGCAGTACCGATTGAAGCTAAGTCTCCATCACCTTGATAAGTGAATACTGTGTTTTCAGGATGAACTCTTTTTATTCCTGTAGCAGCAGCTGGTGCTCTACCATGAGCTGCTTCTTGAGTGTCACAGTTAAAATATTTATATCCTAAAACTGAACATCCAACTGGAACAACACCTACAGCATCACCTAATACTCCTAATTCTTCTAATACTTCACCAACTAATCTATGGATTATACCATGTGTACATCCTGGACAGTAGTGAGTTTGAGTATCTTGTAACCCTTCAGTTTTCTTAAATACAACAGCCATTATCTAGCACCTCCTGCAACCAATTCTCCGGCAATAATTTTTTTAGCTTTTTCAACTATTTCTGCTGGTGTTGGAGTCATTCCTCCTGGTCTTCCATGGAAGTAAACTGGTAATTTACCTTCTACTGCCATTTTTACATCTTCCACCATTTGTCCCATACTCATTTCAACAGTTAATATGTTTCTAGCACTAGGGATTTGATCAAATGCTTCAAATGGGAATGGCCATAATACTTTAGGTCTTATAAGACCTGCTTTTATTCCTTCTTCTCTTAATATATCAATTGCGCTTTTCACTATTCTTGAAGTAGTTCCATAAGCTGCAAATATAAATTCAGCGTCTTCTGTTTTGTACATTTCATATTGTACTTCATTTTTTTCCATTTCATTGAATTTAGCTTCTAAGTGCCAACAGTGATCTTCTAATACTTCTGGCTCTAAGTATAAAGAGTTTATTACATTAGGTACTCTTTTTCCTTTAGTTCCAACAGTTGCCCAATCTTTAGGAGGCAATTCTCTTTTCTTTTCAGGAGCTTTGAATTCAACTGGCTCCATCATTTGACCTATCATACCATCTGCAACTACCATAACAGGTGATCTGTAGTAATCTGCAACATCAAAAGCTTCCATTATCATGTCAACAGCTTCTTGAACTGTAGCTGGTGCGAATACTGGAGTTCTGTAGTCTCCATTTCCTCCACCTCTTGTAGACATAAAGTAGTCAGCTTGTGAAGGTTGTATACTTCCAAGTCCTGGACCACCTCTCATTACGTTAAGTACAACACAAGGAACTTCTGCTCCTACTGCATATGTTATACCTTCTTGTTTTAAAGCAACTCCTGGTGAAGATGAAGAAGTCATAACTCTTGCTCCTGCACCTGCTCCACCATAAACCATGTTTATCGCAGAAACTTCTGATTCAGCTTGAACGAACGCTCCACCTATTTTAGGTAACTCTCTTGATAAATATTCTGGTAATTCACTTTGTGGAGTTATTGGGTAACCGAAGAAATATTTGCAACCAGCTTCTATAGCTGCTTTTCCAAATGCTTCGTTACCTTTCATAAGTATCTTAGCCATTAAAATTCCCCCTTAAATATTAATTTAAATTAATCTCTTTCTACTGTTATAACTACATCTGGACACATAGTCGCACAACTTGCACATCCTATGCATTTTTCCATTTCAGAAACAGTTGCTGGGTTATACCCTTTTTTGTTTATTGTGTTTGAGTCTAATTGTATGATTTTTACTGGACATGCTTCAACACATAATCCACAACCTTTACAACGTTCTTGATTAAAAGATACTTTTCCTTTAGCCATTTACCTAAGCCTCCTTAAACTTTCTATATATTTGAGCTCAAACTACATCCAGTCTTCTCTCATATATAATTTTATTGGAAAAATTTCTCCCTCTAAATCTTTTGGTAATTGTTCAACAAGATTTTCTAAGCATGCAACATATCTTATAGGTATATTACATTCCTTAGAAACTTCTTCTGCAACTTTTTGGCCTCTTAATACATCATCAATAGTAGTAAATCTAATAAGATGAGTATTATTAATTAGACCTGTTACCTTTAGTTTAGAAGATTTTTCTATTTCCTTTATATATTGGATAACTTCTTCAGAAGTTTGAGTTTTCTCCCTATTTGCATTTATTACAAAAAGCATGTCATAGTCGCCTTCTTTTAATAAATGACTAAATCTTCCTATAACTCTAGCACCTACATTATCTCCGCCTAAGTCTATAACAGAATTGTATGAATGATCAACCATAGGTGACATTACTTCTGCTGATACTGCTGGTAAATCTAATGTTGGAGCATTAATTGAACTATCTATTGGTTGTATACCTAAAGATTTCATTAACTCTTTCTTTTCTCTAGTTCTAAAGTATACATTCACCACATCCAAATCAGCTATAGCAACTTTGCCAGAAACCATATCTCTTAATTTAACAACATAGTTCATCGCAAATTCACTTTTACCACTTCCATAGTGACCTGTTATGATTCTTATTCTTTTATCATTAGTTATCATAAACTTGAGCCTCTTCTTCACCAATTAAAACTCTAAGTCCACCTTGAGCTAATGCAATCATTTCATCTTCACCTGGATAAACTTTTACATCTGCTATAAATTTAACTCTATCTGCAATCATATCTGTAAACATTTTTGAATATGCGATTCCACCAGTTAATAATATTGCTTTTACATCTCCCTTAAGAACTGCTGCATTAGCTCCTATTTCTTTAGAGATTTGATATGCCATAGCTTCATATACTAATTTAGCTTTTTCATCACCAGCTTCAATTCTTTCTTCAACTTCTCTAGCATCATTAGTATTTAAATATGCAACTAATCCACCATTACCTTTTATTTTCTTTTTAATTTCGTCTTGAGTATATTCTCCACTGAAGCACATTTTCACTAATGCTCCTACTGGTAATCCACCACTTCTTTCTGGAGAGAAAGGACCTTCTCCATCTAATGCGTTTGCAACATCTACTATTCTACCATTTTTATGAGCTCCAACAGAAACTCCTCCACCCATATGTGCAACTATAAGATTTATATCTTCATATTTTGCGTTTATCTCTTTAGCAAATCTTCTTGCTATTGCCTTTTGATTTAAAGCATGTACTACACTTGCTCTACTTATTTCAGGCATACCAGAAATTCTAGCAACATCTTCTAGTTCATCCACAACAACTGGGTCTACTATGTATGAAGGAACATTAACTTCATCACCTATTTGTTTTGCTATTATACCACCTAAATTTGAAGCATGTTCTCCTAAAACTCCTACTTTTAAATCTTCTATCATAACATCACTTACTGAGTAAGTTCCACCTTTTATAGGCTTAAGAAGACCACCTCTACCTACTACAGCATCTAAGTCAGATGTTTTTACTCCACCCTCTTTTAATGCTTCTTCTATTACTTGTTTACGAAATTCAAATTGGTCTGAAACCTTCTCATACTTTCCTATTTCTTCAGAAGAGTGTCTTAGTGTCTTTTCAAATACTAAATCCTCATTATCAAATACAGCTATTTTAGTTGATGTCGAACCAGGATTTATTGTTAAGATTTTAAATATTTTGCTCATTTGCCTATTTCCCCCTTAAATTTAAGCCTTTGCTGCCATTAAAACGCCCAAGGCTATTGAGTTAAGCTTAGTTTCTTCACTATCTGCTCTAGAAGTTAATATTATTGGTGCTTTAGCTCCAACTATAACTCCTGCATTTTTTGATTTTGAGAAAAATACTAAAGCTTTGTATAATATATTGCCACCTTCGATATCTGGAGCCAATAATATATCAGCTCTTCCTGCTACAGGATGATCTATACCTTTATGTTTAGCTGCTTCTAAAGACACTGCATTATCTATTGCAAAAGGTCCACCAACCATACAACCTTTGATTTCTCCTCTTTCATACATTTCTTCAAGTTCTTTAGCTTCAACTGTATCTTTCATTTTTGGATTTACTTTTTCTTTTGCGCATATTGCAGCAACTTTTGGTTCGCTTATATCTAATGAATGTGCTACTGTGCAAGCATTTTCTATGATTTGCTTTTTAGTATTTGTATCAGGAGCTAAGTTCATAGCTGCATCAGTTACGAAAAATAATCTGTCATACCCCTCTACATCAAATACTGCTACGTGGCTTAATACATTACCAGTTCTAAGACCCACTTCTTTGTTTAAAACTGCTTTTAGTATTATTGATGTGTCTACTAAGCCTTTCATTACCATATCGGCTTTTCCTTGTGAAACTAATTCAACAGATTTTAGAGATGCTTCTGCTAAATCTTTTATATCTATTACTTCATAATTTTCGATATCCATGTCTATGCTTTTTGCAATTTCTTTAGTCTTTTCTATATCACCTATTAAAATGGCATTTGCTATTTTTTCTTTTCTAGCCATTTCAACTGCCATTAAAACTTCTTTATCTTGACAACATGCTACTGATATAGTTTTAGGTCCTCTTTCTTTTGCAAACTTAATTACTTCTTCAAAACTTCTCATGCATTTCCACCTCATCTTGAATTTTTTGAAATAGAACTTTTATATCTCAATTAAATTATAACTCGTTCAGCAACGTTTTCCTAGGGATAATTGAAATATTTAATTCAAAAATATTTATTTAAATCTATTTATCAGTCTTTTTTCATATATCTAACACTTTTTAGATTTAACAAATATCTCATTGTCCTTATTTTATAATATAACTAAAATAAACAAGATGCAACAAAAACATAAAATTAACAAACTTAATTTTATAGATTTTTTTGTCGCATCTTGTAACAACTAAATATTCAAAATATTTGTTCATTCCACTTCAACAATATTAGGTTCTATATTTATTTTTTTAAATTGATATGTTGTTTCATATTTTATTTTATATTTACCATTTTCAGTAGGTGCTTCTGATAAATCGATATATAACGAAATATCTTTTTTATTTAGCTTACTTAAATCTTCTGTTGATTCTACAACAACTTGAATATCTCCAGTAAAAATTATACTCGGATTGTCCATATTTGCTGGAATATTTCTTAACATAATATCTTCTGAACTATATACAAACTCAGCACTTAATTGTTTTGTTTCATTTAGTTTTATAGTTATAGAGCTATCATCAATAGTTATTCCTTCTGGAATCTCTAGACTCACTTCTTTTTCCTCTCCATTAGCTAAATCAACTAAATCAATAGGTTTTGTCTTAATATAATTTATTTTGTCTATACTTTCTTTTTTACCTTTTATGCTAACTTCATCTTTACTTAATTTATAATTTTTCAATGTATTATTATCTTGATTATTATCCTTTAAATCTACTCTTATTGGTACAGTTTTTTCTTTTAATAATTGTACACTTGCTGTTACAGAATTTGAACTTAGTGTCACACCTTCAACCTTAGTTCCATCACTATTTAAAGGTATTAAATCCAATTT
This region includes:
- the buk gene encoding butyrate kinase — protein: MSKIFKILTINPGSTSTKIAVFDNEDLVFEKTLRHSSEEIGKYEKVSDQFEFRKQVIEEALKEGGVKTSDLDAVVGRGGLLKPIKGGTYSVSDVMIEDLKVGVLGEHASNLGGIIAKQIGDEVNVPSYIVDPVVVDELEDVARISGMPEISRASVVHALNQKAIARRFAKEINAKYEDINLIVAHMGGGVSVGAHKNGRIVDVANALDGEGPFSPERSGGLPVGALVKMCFSGEYTQDEIKKKIKGNGGLVAYLNTNDAREVEERIEAGDEKAKLVYEAMAYQISKEIGANAAVLKGDVKAILLTGGIAYSKMFTDMIADRVKFIADVKVYPGEDEMIALAQGGLRVLIGEEEAQVYDN
- a CDS encoding 4Fe-4S binding protein, which codes for MAKGKVSFNQERCKGCGLCVEACPVKIIQLDSNTINKKGYNPATVSEMEKCIGCASCATMCPDVVITVERD
- a CDS encoding 2-oxoglutarate oxidoreductase produces the protein MAVVFKKTEGLQDTQTHYCPGCTHGIIHRLVGEVLEELGVLGDAVGVVPVGCSVLGYKYFNCDTQEAAHGRAPAAATGIKRVHPENTVFTYQGDGDLASIGTAEIVHAAARGEKITTIFVNNTTYGMTGGQMAPTTLVGQRATTAQSGRNAETQGYPIRVSEMLATLTGAVFVERVAVDTPAHVRQAKKAIKKAFQVQQAGLGFGIVEVLSTCPTNWGLAPNDALQWLRDNMIPYYPLGNFKNVEVEEVK
- the ptb gene encoding phosphate butyryltransferase, whose product is MRSFEEVIKFAKERGPKTISVACCQDKEVLMAVEMARKEKIANAILIGDIEKTKEIAKSIDMDIENYEVIDIKDLAEASLKSVELVSQGKADMVMKGLVDTSIILKAVLNKEVGLRTGNVLSHVAVFDVEGYDRLFFVTDAAMNLAPDTNTKKQIIENACTVAHSLDISEPKVAAICAKEKVNPKMKDTVEAKELEEMYERGEIKGCMVGGPFAIDNAVSLEAAKHKGIDHPVAGRADILLAPDIEGGNILYKALVFFSKSKNAGVIVGAKAPIILTSRADSEETKLNSIALGVLMAAKA
- a CDS encoding ATP-binding protein is translated as MITNDKRIRIITGHYGSGKSEFAMNYVVKLRDMVSGKVAIADLDVVNVYFRTREKKELMKSLGIQPIDSSINAPTLDLPAVSAEVMSPMVDHSYNSVIDLGGDNVGARVIGRFSHLLKEGDYDMLFVINANREKTQTSEEVIQYIKEIEKSSKLKVTGLINNTHLIRFTTIDDVLRGQKVAEEVSKECNIPIRYVACLENLVEQLPKDLEGEIFPIKLYMREDWM
- a CDS encoding 3-methyl-2-oxobutanoate dehydrogenase subunit VorB — encoded protein: MAKILMKGNEAFGKAAIEAGCKYFFGYPITPQSELPEYLSRELPKIGGAFVQAESEVSAINMVYGGAGAGARVMTSSSSPGVALKQEGITYAVGAEVPCVVLNVMRGGPGLGSIQPSQADYFMSTRGGGNGDYRTPVFAPATVQEAVDMIMEAFDVADYYRSPVMVVADGMIGQMMEPVEFKAPEKKRELPPKDWATVGTKGKRVPNVINSLYLEPEVLEDHCWHLEAKFNEMEKNEVQYEMYKTEDAEFIFAAYGTTSRIVKSAIDILREEGIKAGLIRPKVLWPFPFEAFDQIPSARNILTVEMSMGQMVEDVKMAVEGKLPVYFHGRPGGMTPTPAEIVEKAKKIIAGELVAGGAR